A genome region from Strigops habroptila isolate Jane chromosome 12, bStrHab1.2.pri, whole genome shotgun sequence includes the following:
- the IRF1 gene encoding interferon regulatory factor 1 isoform X1: MPVSRMRMRPWLEMQINSNKIPGLIWINKDKMMFQIPWKHAAKHGWDMEKDACLFRSWAIHTGRYKVGEKDPDPKTWKANFRCAMNSLPDIEEVKDKSINKGSSAVRVYRMLPPLTKDQKKERKSKSSREARNRSKRKSCEDTRTDESAESLTNTPLADDHSGYIVHDYMGQEAEVESTSITLDLSPCEVSGSLTDWRSSMEITMADSTNDIYQLQVSPLASSSEGTYKTVTDEDEEEMNSDIFKLLEPAQDWHTTSVGGKGFLTNEPGTQTMCNTYSYKEQDGEVDTTSGELEFRFFDPKNSLEFPWLETVRPPMQVIPCGL; this comes from the exons ATGCCGGTGTCAAGAATGCGCATGAGGCCCTGGTTGGAAATGCAGATTAATTCCAATAAAATACCAGGACTGATATGGATTAACAAG GATAAGATGATGTTTCAAATCCCATGGAAACATGCAGCTAAGCATGgctgggacatggagaaggATGCCTGCCTCTTCCGGAGCTGGGCCATTCATACAG GAAGATATAAAGTAGGTGAGAAAGATCCTGATCCAAAAACCTGGAAGGCAAATTTCCGCTGCGCTATGAATTCACTGCCTGACATTGAAGAAGTGAAGGATAAAAGCATCAACAAAGGCTCCAGTGCTGTCAGGGTCTACAGGATGCTGCCGCCCTTGACAAAGGATCAGAAGAAAG aaagGAAGTCAAAGTCTTCAAGAGAAGCCAGAAACAGGAGCAAGAGAAAG TCCTGTGAAGATACGAGGACGGACGAGTCAGCAGAAAGTCTAACCAACACTCCTCTGGCAGATGACCACAGTGGCTACATCGTCCATGACTACATGGGGCAGGAAGCAGAGGTTGAGAGCACATCCATCACCTTAG ACCTCTCCCCGTGTGAGGTGAGCGGCTCCCTGACCGACTGGAGGTCATCGATGGAGATCACCATGGCTGACAGCACCAATGACATCTACCAGCTCCAGGTGTCTCCCCTGGCTTCATCCTCAGAAG gtaCTTACAAAACAGTCACAGACGAAGATGAAGAGGAAATGAACTCGGATATTTTTAAG CTGCTCGAACCAGCCCAAGACTGGCACACCACCAGTGTTGGGGGGAAAGGCTTCCTCACCAACGAGCCGGGCACACAGACCATGTGCAACACTTACAGCTACAAGGAGCAGGACGGGGAGGTCGACACAACTTCAG GAGAGCTGGAGTTCAGGTTCTTTGACCCGAAAAACAGCCTCGAGTTCCCCTGGCTGGAGACAGTGAGACCTCCCATGCAAGTCATTCCCTGTGGCTTGTAA
- the IRF1 gene encoding interferon regulatory factor 1 isoform X2 codes for MPVSRMRMRPWLEMQINSNKIPGLIWINKDKMMFQIPWKHAAKHGWDMEKDACLFRSWAIHTGRYKVGEKDPDPKTWKANFRCAMNSLPDIEEVKDKSINKGSSAVRVYRMLPPLTKDQKKERKSKSSREARNRSKRKSCEDTRTDESAESLTNTPLADDHSGYIVHDYMGQEAEVESTSITLDLSPCEVSGSLTDWRSSMEITMADSTNDIYQLQVSPLASSSEVTDEDEEEMNSDIFKLLEPAQDWHTTSVGGKGFLTNEPGTQTMCNTYSYKEQDGEVDTTSGELEFRFFDPKNSLEFPWLETVRPPMQVIPCGL; via the exons ATGCCGGTGTCAAGAATGCGCATGAGGCCCTGGTTGGAAATGCAGATTAATTCCAATAAAATACCAGGACTGATATGGATTAACAAG GATAAGATGATGTTTCAAATCCCATGGAAACATGCAGCTAAGCATGgctgggacatggagaaggATGCCTGCCTCTTCCGGAGCTGGGCCATTCATACAG GAAGATATAAAGTAGGTGAGAAAGATCCTGATCCAAAAACCTGGAAGGCAAATTTCCGCTGCGCTATGAATTCACTGCCTGACATTGAAGAAGTGAAGGATAAAAGCATCAACAAAGGCTCCAGTGCTGTCAGGGTCTACAGGATGCTGCCGCCCTTGACAAAGGATCAGAAGAAAG aaagGAAGTCAAAGTCTTCAAGAGAAGCCAGAAACAGGAGCAAGAGAAAG TCCTGTGAAGATACGAGGACGGACGAGTCAGCAGAAAGTCTAACCAACACTCCTCTGGCAGATGACCACAGTGGCTACATCGTCCATGACTACATGGGGCAGGAAGCAGAGGTTGAGAGCACATCCATCACCTTAG ACCTCTCCCCGTGTGAGGTGAGCGGCTCCCTGACCGACTGGAGGTCATCGATGGAGATCACCATGGCTGACAGCACCAATGACATCTACCAGCTCCAGGTGTCTCCCCTGGCTTCATCCTCAGAAG TCACAGACGAAGATGAAGAGGAAATGAACTCGGATATTTTTAAG CTGCTCGAACCAGCCCAAGACTGGCACACCACCAGTGTTGGGGGGAAAGGCTTCCTCACCAACGAGCCGGGCACACAGACCATGTGCAACACTTACAGCTACAAGGAGCAGGACGGGGAGGTCGACACAACTTCAG GAGAGCTGGAGTTCAGGTTCTTTGACCCGAAAAACAGCCTCGAGTTCCCCTGGCTGGAGACAGTGAGACCTCCCATGCAAGTCATTCCCTGTGGCTTGTAA